The following coding sequences are from one Nicotiana tomentosiformis chromosome 3, ASM39032v3, whole genome shotgun sequence window:
- the LOC117280000 gene encoding uncharacterized protein: MATPPNFEEGHSTYRPPRFNGQYYRWWKTRMHDFIMAEDLELYDVIYDGPFVPTKTSGDPAVTLPRIRKEFNNADRKAIEKKFRAKKILACGISPDEYNRISACQSAKEIW; the protein is encoded by the coding sequence ATGGCAACTCCACCAAACTTCGAAGAAGGCCATTCTACCTACAGgccaccaagattcaatggccAATACTATAGATGGTGGAAGACTAGGATGCACGACTTCATCATGGCTGAAGACTTAGAGCTCTACGACGTCATCTACGATGGACCCTTCGTCCCCACAAAAACTAGTGGCGACCCAGCTGTAACACTCCCCAGAATAAGAAAGGAGTTCAATAATGCTGACCGCAAGGCCATAGAAAAGAAATTtcgtgcaaagaaaattcttgccTGTGGTATCAGTCCTGATGAATACAATAGAATCTCAGCATGCCAATCTGCTAAGGAGATCTGGTAG